One Spirochaeta africana DSM 8902 genomic window carries:
- a CDS encoding phytoene desaturase family protein yields the protein MKKITIIGGGIGGLSAGIYAQLNGFDSVILEKLSQPGGQCTGWDRKGYHIDGCIHWLSGTKPGSELNRIWKEVGALEGVEIIHPDSFMCFEQDGQHAEIFRDLDKLERSWCELAPDDAEFIREFCRDVRSLQGFAMPVDKPSDMMGPLERIRMLLSMKEAGRVLGKYGKMSLPQLAGRFGSPALREGLGSMAPKEYNAAMIFFAIAGFTNDDASIPAGGSLALARRMAERYRQLGGRLETGCEVAELEISGRQVNAVIDKKGRRWDGDHFIAACDAHFVYHTLLQGRYNDKAYEKRFRQPDRYPLASEVMVAVGFKGLMSEVGDTGIPWSLNFPIDPITVGASPIERLTLKHFSHEPEFAPPGHSLLVFDINQFHTDYDAWAAMDTRSYKSEKQRVGQAVIAATEKRFPELRGRLELLDVATPRTYQRYCNAWRGAFMAFFPSVQGKMMEHNGRIKGLNNFVLSGQWLQPPGGLPIALTTGRNSIMRLCRQLRKPFKS from the coding sequence ATGAAAAAAATCACAATTATCGGCGGCGGAATTGGCGGGCTGAGCGCAGGTATTTATGCCCAGCTGAATGGCTTTGACAGCGTAATTCTGGAGAAACTGAGTCAGCCAGGGGGTCAGTGCACCGGCTGGGATCGCAAGGGCTACCATATCGATGGCTGCATCCACTGGCTGAGCGGCACCAAACCCGGCAGCGAGCTGAACCGAATCTGGAAAGAAGTGGGGGCGCTGGAAGGGGTCGAGATAATCCACCCCGACAGCTTTATGTGTTTTGAGCAGGATGGGCAACACGCCGAGATATTTCGCGATCTTGATAAACTGGAACGCTCATGGTGCGAACTGGCGCCGGATGATGCCGAGTTTATCCGCGAGTTCTGTCGCGATGTCCGCAGCCTGCAGGGCTTTGCAATGCCTGTGGACAAGCCTTCAGACATGATGGGGCCACTGGAAAGAATCAGGATGCTGCTTTCCATGAAAGAGGCCGGTCGGGTGCTTGGCAAGTACGGCAAAATGAGTCTGCCACAGCTGGCGGGGCGTTTTGGCAGTCCGGCGCTCCGCGAGGGGCTGGGCTCGATGGCGCCGAAAGAGTACAACGCGGCGATGATCTTTTTTGCGATTGCCGGTTTTACCAACGATGATGCTTCGATTCCTGCCGGAGGTTCGCTGGCGCTGGCCCGGCGCATGGCGGAGCGTTACCGGCAACTGGGCGGGCGGCTTGAGACCGGCTGCGAGGTGGCCGAACTGGAGATCAGCGGTCGGCAGGTCAATGCAGTGATCGACAAAAAGGGGCGCCGCTGGGACGGCGATCATTTTATTGCAGCCTGTGATGCTCACTTTGTGTACCACACCCTGTTGCAGGGACGCTACAACGACAAAGCCTACGAAAAGCGCTTCCGTCAGCCGGATCGCTACCCGCTGGCCAGCGAGGTAATGGTCGCGGTCGGGTTCAAGGGCTTGATGAGCGAGGTTGGCGACACCGGCATACCGTGGAGCCTGAACTTCCCCATTGATCCAATCACGGTTGGCGCCAGCCCGATTGAACGGCTTACCCTGAAACACTTCAGCCATGAACCGGAATTCGCGCCGCCGGGCCACAGCCTGCTGGTGTTCGACATCAACCAGTTTCATACTGATTACGATGCCTGGGCAGCCATGGACACGCGCAGCTACAAGAGTGAAAAACAGCGTGTCGGACAGGCGGTGATTGCTGCCACCGAGAAGCGTTTCCCCGAACTGCGCGGGCGGCTGGAGCTGCTGGACGTGGCAACCCCGCGCACCTACCAGCGTTACTGTAACGCCTGGCGTGGCGCCTTTATGGCCTTCTTCCCATCGGTACAGGGTAAAATGATGGAGCACAACGGTCGCATAAAGGGGCTGAACAACTTCGTGCTGAGCGGGCAGTGGCTGCAACCCCCCGGCGGCCTACCGATCGCCCTGACCACCGGGCGCAACTCGATTATGCGCTTGTGCCGACAGCTGCGAAAACCCTTTAAGTCGTAA
- a CDS encoding radical SAM protein — protein MNLLKLIGGGAILAVFLMIGLSVRFSFGASPAPSDFDDAVTAGSPVETGDFTPAYLALHESGELARRAHTLWSMMESCTLCPRSCGVNRLAGQVGFCRAPGSDLVIASVQPHFGEERPLVGQGGSGTIFFSHCNLRCVFCQNYQISILGRGNRVSVEQLANSMLELQRIGSQNINVVTPTHFTPHIVAAIDIAAARGLRLPIVWNTSGWESIEVLELLDGIVDIYLPDFKFAGTDEAREFTRSPTYPEETRLAILEMHRQVGIAQPNEDGIIHRGLMIRHLVMPDSASGSREVLDWIASNLPKETYVNIMEQYSPHHEAFDFPRIARRVTRTEYQKIVDHAVELGLTNLDARTARWLRE, from the coding sequence ATGAATCTCTTGAAACTGATTGGCGGTGGTGCGATTCTTGCTGTTTTTCTGATGATCGGGCTGAGCGTCCGGTTCTCTTTTGGCGCGAGCCCCGCACCCTCCGATTTCGATGACGCGGTCACGGCCGGCAGCCCGGTCGAAACTGGCGATTTTACTCCAGCCTATCTGGCGCTGCATGAATCCGGAGAACTGGCTCGGCGGGCGCACACCCTGTGGTCAATGATGGAGTCCTGCACGCTCTGCCCGCGCAGCTGCGGGGTCAACCGCCTGGCCGGTCAGGTCGGCTTTTGCCGTGCCCCCGGCTCTGATCTGGTGATTGCCTCGGTGCAGCCGCACTTTGGCGAGGAACGACCCCTGGTCGGCCAGGGTGGCTCCGGTACCATCTTCTTCAGCCATTGTAATCTGCGCTGTGTCTTTTGCCAGAACTATCAGATAAGCATACTGGGCCGCGGCAATCGGGTCTCGGTGGAGCAGCTGGCCAACTCCATGCTGGAGCTGCAGCGCATTGGCAGCCAGAACATTAACGTGGTAACACCTACCCATTTTACCCCTCACATCGTTGCCGCAATCGATATCGCCGCTGCACGCGGGCTGCGGCTGCCGATAGTATGGAACACCAGTGGCTGGGAAAGCATCGAGGTGCTGGAACTGCTCGATGGAATCGTCGATATCTATCTGCCGGATTTCAAGTTTGCCGGCACCGATGAAGCACGGGAGTTTACCCGGTCGCCTACGTACCCTGAGGAAACCAGGCTGGCGATACTGGAGATGCACCGTCAGGTAGGGATAGCCCAGCCAAATGAGGACGGCATAATTCATCGCGGACTGATGATTCGCCATCTGGTAATGCCCGACAGTGCCAGCGGATCACGCGAGGTGCTTGACTGGATCGCGTCTAACCTGCCCAAAGAGACCTACGTCAACATTATGGAGCAGTACTCGCCCCATCATGAGGCCTTTGATTTTCCCCGCATCGCACGTCGGGTGACCAGGACTGAATACCAGAAAATTGTCGACCATGCTGTGGAACTCGGTCTGACAAACCTGGATGCTCGTACGGCCCGCTGGCTTCGTGAATGA
- a CDS encoding sulfite exporter TauE/SafE family protein: MMARLNSDWRGGVQTALLFGIGKVIALSVYGGLAALLGLLVYDLLHHAWISLIAGMVVAAVGVWFLFKSGSCSCSARRGSPLLLGLVDGVVPCAATTGFILFISTQGYSLVSGLLSGMAFGVGTSTGPVLLVSGLAPRVWKRLAGRRHAQLVLRGVGAAVFFAWALLILVGGWV; the protein is encoded by the coding sequence ATGATGGCGCGGCTCAATAGTGACTGGCGCGGTGGTGTGCAGACGGCGCTGCTGTTCGGGATTGGCAAGGTGATTGCACTGTCGGTGTACGGGGGACTGGCGGCGCTGCTGGGGCTTTTGGTATACGATCTGCTGCACCATGCCTGGATAAGCCTGATTGCCGGGATGGTTGTTGCAGCGGTCGGGGTGTGGTTTCTGTTCAAAAGCGGATCATGCAGTTGTTCGGCTCGGCGTGGTTCGCCTTTGCTGCTGGGGCTGGTCGATGGTGTGGTGCCATGTGCTGCCACTACGGGCTTTATCCTGTTTATTTCGACCCAGGGATACTCGCTTGTCAGCGGGCTGCTGAGCGGTATGGCGTTCGGTGTTGGCACCTCTACCGGGCCGGTGCTGCTGGTAAGCGGCCTGGCGCCTCGGGTGTGGAAGCGACTGGCGGGTCGTCGCCATGCACAGCTGGTTTTGCGGGGTGTCGGTGCTGCAGTGTTTTTTGCGTGGGCCTTGTTGATTCTTGTCGGGGGCTGGGTATGA
- a CDS encoding BCCT family transporter — protein sequence MEHTEIHDPAQEERQKLAREAEQKLFERNFTRFGLDMNPVVSLAAAAFVLLFAGLAMLDLERANAVFAAVQAFIITRFDWVFILSSNFFILVCLLFAFSRLGTVKIGGVDAKPEFSNFAWYSMLISAGMGIGLMFWAVGEPLYHATQTPPIFPSADPNSSAMAATFFHWGVHPWGIYTIIALALAFFAYNKGLPLSLRSVFFPLLGKKVFGIWGDLIDILAILATLFGLATSLGLGVQQINSGLNFLTGMPYSTMIQIALIAGVTGIATISVVSGIEKGVRILSELNMKLAACFLVFMLLVGPTAFIIRLFTNSLGIYVGDLITSSFFIGSGESSAWQGSWSVFYLAWWISWSPFVGMFIARISKGRSIREFVTAVMVIPPLLSFFWMSVFGGNAIYINEQSGGALFAVVQDNLPVALFEMLSRFNLPVLQGAVTIVLSTLATVMVIFFFVTSSDSGSLVINNITSGGKIRTPVGQRIFWAVLEGLVAAVLLLIGGEQALAALQTAVISTGLPFALLLVLMSIMLINSVRVSQERQKRLRDIKMFQQLYKLTHRRHPK from the coding sequence ATGGAACACACAGAAATTCATGACCCTGCTCAGGAGGAGCGTCAGAAGCTGGCGCGTGAGGCTGAACAGAAACTGTTCGAGCGCAACTTTACCCGCTTCGGACTGGATATGAACCCGGTAGTCAGCCTGGCGGCTGCCGCCTTTGTCCTGTTGTTTGCCGGACTGGCAATGCTCGACCTGGAACGGGCCAACGCCGTGTTCGCTGCGGTGCAGGCATTCATCATTACCCGCTTTGACTGGGTGTTCATCCTGTCGAGCAATTTCTTTATTCTTGTCTGTCTGCTGTTCGCCTTCTCACGGCTTGGTACTGTCAAGATTGGCGGGGTGGATGCCAAACCGGAGTTCTCCAACTTTGCCTGGTACTCCATGCTGATATCCGCCGGGATGGGCATCGGCCTGATGTTCTGGGCGGTCGGCGAACCCCTCTACCATGCTACCCAGACCCCGCCCATCTTTCCATCGGCCGACCCCAACAGCTCGGCTATGGCAGCCACCTTCTTCCACTGGGGGGTACATCCTTGGGGCATCTATACGATCATCGCCCTAGCACTGGCCTTCTTTGCCTACAACAAGGGACTGCCGCTGTCGCTGCGCTCGGTCTTTTTCCCGCTGCTGGGTAAAAAGGTATTCGGGATCTGGGGTGACCTGATCGATATCCTGGCTATCCTGGCAACCCTGTTCGGGCTGGCAACCTCGCTTGGACTTGGGGTCCAGCAGATCAACAGCGGCCTGAATTTCCTGACCGGCATGCCCTACAGCACCATGATCCAGATCGCCCTGATCGCCGGGGTTACCGGCATCGCCACCATCTCGGTGGTAAGCGGCATCGAGAAAGGGGTCAGAATCCTCTCGGAACTCAACATGAAACTGGCCGCCTGCTTTCTGGTATTTATGCTGCTGGTAGGCCCCACCGCCTTTATTATCCGGCTGTTCACCAACTCGCTCGGCATCTATGTCGGCGACCTGATCACCTCATCGTTTTTTATCGGCTCGGGCGAAAGCAGCGCCTGGCAGGGCAGCTGGTCGGTATTTTACCTGGCCTGGTGGATCTCGTGGTCGCCCTTTGTCGGGATGTTCATTGCCCGCATCTCCAAGGGACGCAGCATTCGCGAGTTTGTGACCGCCGTTATGGTAATCCCGCCGCTGCTGTCGTTTTTCTGGATGTCGGTATTCGGCGGCAATGCAATTTACATTAACGAACAGTCCGGCGGCGCCCTGTTCGCGGTTGTCCAGGACAATCTCCCGGTTGCCCTGTTCGAGATGCTGTCGCGCTTCAACCTGCCGGTCCTGCAGGGGGCTGTTACTATTGTCCTGAGCACCCTGGCCACCGTAATGGTAATATTCTTCTTTGTGACATCCAGCGACTCAGGATCGCTGGTAATCAACAACATCACCTCCGGCGGCAAGATCCGCACCCCGGTCGGACAGCGGATATTCTGGGCAGTACTCGAAGGTCTGGTGGCCGCCGTTCTGCTGCTGATCGGCGGCGAACAGGCACTGGCTGCCCTGCAGACGGCCGTGATAAGTACCGGCCTGCCCTTCGCTCTGCTGCTGGTGCTTATGAGCATCATGCTTATTAACAGCGTACGCGTTTCGCAGGAACGCCAGAAGCGTTTGCGCGACATCAAGATGTTCCAGCAGCTATATAAGCTGACACACCGGCGACACCCGAAATAG
- a CDS encoding TetR/AcrR family transcriptional regulator — protein sequence MPPRVRFERQEIIEAAFALAKTEGLDAITARRVAAALGSSVAPLYAQFTTIDHLVEAVVQHTLGISQEFLEREQRLAAARDRQSSTFEVIGRASLAFAREYPVLMRELVLKPNPWLPASEQQDQQLIDLMGDDPELADWDRDERKRLLLQMRAFQLGLTLMTVNQQVPDWAHEIDLEELLMETGAELVLARQQSNNRREQ from the coding sequence ATGCCACCACGTGTGAGGTTTGAACGTCAGGAGATTATCGAGGCGGCTTTTGCGCTGGCAAAGACCGAAGGGCTGGATGCAATCACTGCGCGGCGCGTGGCGGCGGCTCTGGGCAGCTCGGTTGCGCCACTGTATGCGCAGTTTACGACGATAGATCACCTTGTCGAGGCAGTGGTTCAGCATACGCTGGGGATTTCGCAGGAATTCCTTGAGCGTGAGCAGCGCCTTGCGGCCGCCCGGGACAGGCAGAGCAGTACTTTTGAGGTGATTGGCCGTGCCAGTCTGGCATTTGCCCGGGAGTATCCGGTACTGATGCGCGAACTGGTGCTCAAGCCCAATCCCTGGCTACCGGCGAGCGAGCAGCAAGACCAGCAGCTGATAGATTTGATGGGCGACGATCCCGAGCTGGCTGACTGGGATCGTGATGAGCGCAAACGCCTGCTCCTGCAGATGAGGGCCTTTCAACTGGGACTCACCCTGATGACCGTCAATCAGCAGGTGCCCGACTGGGCACACGAGATCGACCTGGAAGAACTACTTATGGAGACCGGTGCAGAGCTGGTGCTGGCCAGGCAGCAGAGCAATAACAGGAGAGAGCAATGA
- a CDS encoding spermidine synthase — MMLQSHKMHIAAGVMGFSGLLAQMLLLRELLIVFTGNELSIGLILTGWLAAEALGALIGRRLTVRQLDDRTLQDRPQQDRPLAERPLPDSRPWLLRRYVLMAAGFGLALVPAIWLVRSIKPWLGISVGTVPGLGPVAGLGLLIMLPVGLTHGALFSLACGAAGDRAGRAQGDHSSSIYIMESAGTVIAGVVWTLVLVHWINAFQVAFGVLAINAALVVYLWRPAGARLQISPKAAALAGTAVLGCVVLAGVGSAWLQDISVAALWQNQQVVHYENSRHRNIVVTDNQGQFTFFTDGSPAFSMPEPDSDLVEALVHIPMIAHQQPERVLLIGGGAGGYLDAVLQHPSVRQVEYHELDPRMLQLQRDFAAGDAVSGIDDERVRARAVDSRVAIRGDTRGFDVIFSRYVDPANLHSSRYFSLEFFRLAARQLNEDGMLVLGFPGLVGHLNQPLQALAAVSYRGLQQYFPYVRAFPGGSESFLVASFDPVITVLDADAFGSRLRQRGMLDAVAVPWHIEQRLHPRWHGWFLDFVHGDDAGGSLVSRDFRPLALFLSLAHWSSLNAPVAGRVLEYLYTVHPVLIVLGVLLVLLVPVLLMTRRSPGHYRRVIPAVTGTGFSAMVMSLSLMFAFELLAGRLFGWLGLLTAAFIAGLGVGAWYSRRHSPRRMLIVTELAVLLGGAVLIVLPVTAAWAAVRLPVAVLRLVFLLLLLSSGAVCGAQFPAACGVLFAPDNNRTPDVTHKHKRAAPAGLVYAADLYGGCLGGLFGGILLVPLLGFTGTGITIVVLKACTLIGVTGSSYAVLQKEVV, encoded by the coding sequence ATGATGCTGCAATCTCATAAGATGCACATAGCGGCCGGGGTAATGGGTTTTAGCGGTTTGCTGGCACAGATGCTGCTGTTGCGTGAACTGCTGATTGTATTTACCGGCAACGAGTTGAGTATCGGGTTGATTCTGACTGGCTGGTTGGCGGCCGAGGCGCTGGGGGCACTGATCGGCCGGCGTCTGACGGTTCGGCAGCTGGATGACCGGACCCTGCAGGATCGGCCGCAGCAGGACCGGCCGCTGGCCGAGAGGCCGCTGCCCGATTCTCGCCCCTGGCTGTTACGGCGGTATGTCCTGATGGCGGCTGGCTTCGGGCTGGCGCTGGTGCCGGCCATCTGGCTGGTGCGGTCGATCAAACCGTGGTTGGGGATATCGGTCGGAACCGTTCCGGGGTTGGGGCCGGTTGCCGGGCTGGGCCTGTTGATTATGCTGCCGGTTGGTCTTACGCATGGTGCGTTGTTTTCGCTGGCGTGCGGGGCGGCTGGTGACAGGGCCGGCAGAGCCCAGGGTGATCATTCCAGCAGCATTTACATAATGGAGTCGGCCGGTACGGTGATTGCCGGGGTGGTGTGGACGCTTGTTCTGGTGCACTGGATCAATGCCTTTCAGGTGGCTTTCGGGGTGCTGGCGATTAATGCAGCCCTGGTGGTGTATCTGTGGCGACCGGCAGGCGCAAGGCTGCAGATTTCGCCAAAAGCCGCTGCGCTTGCGGGAACGGCTGTGCTGGGGTGTGTAGTGCTGGCGGGTGTGGGCAGCGCATGGTTACAGGACATTTCGGTGGCTGCCCTGTGGCAGAATCAGCAGGTTGTTCATTATGAAAACTCGCGACATCGCAATATTGTGGTTACTGACAATCAGGGCCAGTTTACGTTCTTTACCGATGGTTCGCCTGCCTTTAGCATGCCGGAGCCAGACAGTGATCTGGTCGAGGCACTGGTGCACATTCCGATGATCGCTCATCAGCAGCCGGAGCGGGTTTTGCTGATTGGCGGTGGTGCGGGAGGGTACCTGGATGCAGTACTGCAGCATCCATCGGTCCGCCAGGTCGAGTACCATGAGCTTGATCCCCGCATGCTTCAGCTGCAGCGTGATTTTGCCGCAGGCGATGCTGTGTCTGGCATCGATGATGAGCGGGTACGAGCGCGGGCGGTCGACAGCCGGGTTGCCATACGGGGGGATACGCGTGGCTTTGACGTTATCTTTTCGCGCTACGTTGACCCGGCAAATCTGCACAGCAGCCGCTACTTCAGTCTTGAATTTTTCCGATTGGCTGCCCGGCAGCTGAATGAGGACGGGATGCTGGTTCTTGGGTTCCCCGGCCTTGTGGGGCACCTGAATCAGCCGCTGCAGGCGCTGGCTGCGGTCAGTTACCGGGGCTTGCAGCAGTATTTTCCGTACGTCCGGGCTTTTCCGGGCGGCAGTGAATCTTTTCTGGTGGCATCTTTCGATCCGGTGATAACTGTGCTGGATGCAGATGCGTTTGGCAGTCGGCTCCGGCAGCGGGGCATGCTGGACGCCGTTGCTGTACCATGGCATATCGAGCAGCGGCTGCATCCGCGATGGCATGGCTGGTTTCTGGACTTTGTTCATGGGGACGATGCCGGAGGTTCGCTGGTAAGCCGTGACTTCAGACCCCTGGCGCTGTTTCTGAGTCTGGCTCACTGGAGCAGCCTGAATGCCCCGGTGGCCGGTCGTGTGCTGGAGTATCTGTATACAGTGCATCCTGTGTTGATTGTGCTGGGGGTGTTGCTGGTGCTGTTGGTACCGGTGCTGCTCATGACCCGCCGCAGCCCTGGGCATTACCGCCGGGTTATTCCGGCGGTAACCGGTACCGGGTTCTCTGCTATGGTGATGAGTCTTTCCCTCATGTTTGCGTTCGAGTTGCTGGCTGGTCGCCTGTTTGGCTGGCTGGGCTTGCTTACGGCAGCATTTATCGCCGGCCTGGGGGTCGGGGCCTGGTACAGCAGGCGACATTCTCCGCGCCGTATGCTGATTGTAACCGAGCTGGCGGTGCTGCTGGGGGGCGCTGTGCTGATTGTGCTGCCCGTGACGGCAGCATGGGCAGCAGTCCGGCTGCCTGTCGCGGTACTGCGTCTGGTGTTTTTGCTGCTGCTGCTGAGCAGCGGAGCTGTGTGCGGAGCGCAGTTCCCGGCGGCCTGCGGTGTGCTGTTCGCGCCGGATAACAACCGAACACCCGATGTTACTCACAAGCACAAACGGGCAGCTCCGGCAGGGCTGGTGTATGCCGCCGATCTGTATGGGGGTTGTCTTGGCGGTCTGTTCGGGGGGATACTGTTGGTGCCGTTATTGGGTTTTACGGGGACCGGAATCACCATTGTTGTGCTCAAAGCCTGTACGCTGATCGGGGTGACAGGTTCATCGTACGCAGTACTGCAGAAAGAGGTGGTATGA
- a CDS encoding S66 family peptidase: protein MIKPQRLQSGDTIALVSPSWGGPSYFPDVFDNGVRCLQEDFGLRVREFPTARMPADTIYQHPELRARDINDAFADPKVRGIITSIGGDDSIRILPFLDLDAIKANPKLIMGYSDSTAFLAYLNLHGLVTFHGPSVMAGFSYLRNFPEAMAEYQQVLLQNQAISLRPFPQWADSYQPWGPAEHIGQVAELRSDDIGHRWIQHGAKSSGRLWGGNIEVLEMMKATLAWPAPDFWQNRVLFLETSEDKPSPVQVGFMLRNYGMQGVFNAISGLLVARPKGYTSQEKAELDQEILRIVAGEFGADHLNIITNLDLGHTDPRHILPYGIPIELDPGTETLQLLEPPFV, encoded by the coding sequence ATGATCAAACCGCAGAGACTCCAGTCTGGGGACACTATCGCCCTTGTCTCGCCATCCTGGGGCGGCCCCTCATACTTTCCGGATGTGTTCGACAACGGGGTACGCTGCCTCCAGGAGGATTTTGGCCTGCGCGTCCGTGAGTTCCCGACGGCTCGCATGCCCGCCGATACCATCTACCAGCATCCGGAACTCAGGGCCCGCGACATCAACGACGCCTTTGCCGATCCGAAGGTTCGCGGCATCATTACCTCTATTGGCGGCGATGACTCGATCCGCATCCTGCCCTTCCTGGATCTGGACGCCATAAAAGCCAACCCCAAGCTGATCATGGGCTATTCCGACAGTACCGCGTTCCTGGCCTACCTGAACCTGCATGGGCTTGTCACCTTCCACGGCCCTTCGGTGATGGCAGGATTCTCCTATCTGCGGAATTTTCCCGAAGCAATGGCCGAGTACCAGCAGGTACTGCTGCAGAACCAGGCCATCTCCCTGAGGCCCTTTCCGCAATGGGCCGACAGCTACCAGCCCTGGGGTCCCGCCGAGCATATCGGCCAGGTCGCGGAACTGCGCAGCGATGACATCGGCCACCGCTGGATCCAGCACGGAGCAAAAAGCAGCGGCCGCCTGTGGGGCGGCAACATCGAGGTACTGGAAATGATGAAGGCCACCCTCGCCTGGCCCGCCCCCGATTTCTGGCAGAACCGGGTACTGTTTCTGGAAACCTCGGAAGACAAACCCTCTCCCGTACAGGTCGGATTCATGCTGAGAAACTACGGTATGCAGGGCGTGTTCAACGCTATCAGCGGCCTGCTGGTCGCACGCCCCAAGGGCTACACCAGCCAGGAGAAAGCCGAACTCGACCAGGAAATCCTGCGGATTGTCGCCGGCGAGTTTGGTGCAGACCACCTGAATATCATTACCAATCTGGACCTGGGCCACACCGACCCGCGGCATATCCTGCCTTACGGCATCCCGATAGAACTGGACCCGGGAACCGAAACCCTGCAGCTGCTGGAGCCGCCGTTTGTATAA